In one Nicotiana sylvestris chromosome 8, ASM39365v2, whole genome shotgun sequence genomic region, the following are encoded:
- the LOC138875972 gene encoding uncharacterized protein, with amino-acid sequence MGSLAYIPVGERPFAVDVQALANRIVILDISEPSWVFACVVCRSSLYDRIKERQYDDPHLLVLKDRVQHGDARDVTISEDGVMRMQGRIYVPNVDGLRALILEEAHSSRYSIHPGATKMYQDLRQHYWWRRMKKDIVGFIARSLNC; translated from the coding sequence atggggagtttggcatatattccagttggggagagaccctttgcagttgatgttcaggccttggccaatcggatCGTGatattggatatttcagagcccagttggGTGTTCGCATGTGTGGTTtgtcggtcttccttatatgatcgcatcaaagagcgccaatatgatgatccacatttgcttgtccttaaggacagagttcagcatggtgatgccagagatgtgaccatcagtGAAGATGGTGTGATGAGGATGCAGGGGCGGATttatgtgcccaatgtggatgggcttagagcgttgattctggaagaggcccatagctcgcggtattctatccatccgggtgccacgaagatgtatcaggatttgaggcagcactattggtggagaagaatgaagaaagatatcgtgggaTTTATAGCTCGGTCTCTCAATTgttag